CCTGCCAAAACTGTGGGCCGATGAGCGCGCCATTCGGCAGATCACGCTCAATCTTTTATCAAACGCCATCAAGTTCACACCGCGCAATGGCGATGTTTTCCTCGCGGTTATGCAAACCGCCGATGGCGGGCAAATGATCGAAGTTCGCGACACGGGGCCCGGCATTCCCGAAGACGAGATTCCGGTCGTGCTCTCTTCGTTTGGCCAAGGTTCGATTGCCATCAAGAACGCTGAGCAGGGCACCGGTCTGGGACTGCCCATCGTCCAGGCGCTTGTGAAAACCCATGGCGGTCGGTTCGAGCTGAAATCCAAACTGCGCGAAGGCACCATTGTCCGTGCGTTCTTCCCGGCGGACCGGGTTATGGAAGCCATTCCCGCCGTTAGCAGCCACGGAACACCATTACAGGCAAACGGGCGGGTACGCCGCCGCGCGAGGCGAACGGCTGCTTAGGACCAAGCTTAGGTTGGAGCGCCGTCAGGCAGAGCATCTATCTCGGGCAGGCCGACATCTGCGAACGTCGCCATGCCAGAATGGGTCGCAGCAGCGCTTTTGATGAGCGATGCGGCCAGCGCAGCGCCGGTCCCTTCACCCAGACGCATGCCCAGATCGAGCAAGGCAACCTGTCCCAAGCGCGCAAGAACTGCCCGGTGGGCCTTTTCGGCGGATACATGCGCAAACAGACAGTGATCAAGCAACCGCGGCTCAAGAGCATGGAGTACGGCGGCAGCCGCACTGGCAACAAAGCCGTCGACCAGCACCGGCACGCGCTCCATGCGGCAGGCGATGATCGTACCAGCCATCGCCGCAATCTCCCGGCCACCGAGGCGGCGCAGCACCTCCAGAGGATCACCGAGGCCGTCGCCATGCAGGGCAAGGCCGGCCTTGATAGCTGCGACCTTGCGGTCGCGTTGGGCGTCATCTGAACCGGCGCCATCGCCGATCCAGTCCGCAGGGTCGCCCCCGAACAGGGCTGCGTAGAGTGCTGAAGCGGACGTGGTGTTGGCGATCCCCATCTCCCCGATGCACACCAGATCAACGCCACCGGCGATCGCTTCCATGCCAAAGGCAATGGTGGCAGCGCAGCCCTTTTCGTCCATGGCTGGACCTTGTGTGAAATCGTCTGTTGGATGCTCAAGCGCCAAGTCAAAGACTTTGAGCCCGAGCCCGCTATCGGCGCAAATCTGATTGATCGCGGCGCCACCCTGCATGAATGTGTCCACCATGGTCTGGGTTACCTGCATAGGCCAGCGGGACACCCCTTGCGCGTGCACACCATGATTGGCCGCAAACAACGCCACGATTGGACGTGTAATGAGGGGCTTTTCCTTGCCCTGCCAGCCTGCCAAGAATAGCGCGATCTCTTCCAATCGGCCCAGCGAACCAGCAGGTTTCAAAAGATTGGCGTTCCGCAGAGCAGCCCGTGCGCGCGCATCGGTATCCGGCTCCGGCAGACGGAGCGTAAGCGCACGGATATCGTCAAAAGGCAGGCCTGTTTGGGGTTGCACGAGCGTCTCTCGGGAGAAGGTGGATGTGTCGGATGTGACCGGTGGCGGAGCATCCGCGACCGGCCGCGGGCACTGCTAACGCGCTGTGTCCATGCACGCAATGCGACAGGGGGCGACAGGCGACAACTGATCAAGGTCCCTTCGGTTGACCGTAGTATGCACCAACGCGCTTGCCGTGCCGCAGAGGGCGGCGTACCGGTGGCGCGATGAGCGTGATGTTTGATCTTTGGCGGGTGCTGCGCTTTGCAAGCCGCCTGCCCTTGCCCGAATTGCCTCGCGAACGATCCGATCCCGTCGTCAGCGCCAATGGATTTGCACGGGTTTTCGGTTTCGTAGGCGCCGTGATCGGCTGCCTGGGTGCAGGTCTATTGGCCCTGTTTGTAGCGCTAGGTACGACGCCGCTTGTTGCCGCGGCCATTTGCGTCGCCGCGCTCGTTTTTCTCACCGGGGCTCTGCACGAGGATGGGCTAGCCGACTATGCAGACGGGCTCGGTGGTGGGCGTACGCGCGAAGACAAGCTGCGCATCATGCGCGACCCTGCCGTGGGAGCTTATGGCGTTCTGGCGCTTGTTCTGAGCTCAGGATTGCGGGTTTTTGTGATAGCCTCTCTGGTGGCCGTCGACGTCGCACTTGCTTGCGCCCTTCTCGTTCTCACCCAGTCTGTTTCCAGGGGTTGGTCGATGCTCATTGCGGCATGGCTTCCGCCGGCGCGGGACGACGGCGCATCGGCGCGGCTTGGCAAACCAAACATGGGCGCAGCATGCATCGGTCTGGCCGCATCTGCAGTTGTTGGGTTTGTCGCCGTTCTTGCCGCCGCAATCGGAGCCGGCGGTCTCCTCGTCGCGGGATGCTCTTTCCTTGCGGGCGGGCTCGCCGCATGGCTTATCGGCAGGCAAGCAAACCGCATGCTCGGCGGTCAAACAGGGGATGTGCTGGGCGCCGGTCAGCAGGTGAGCGACCTTGCCGCCTTACTGGCCGCCGCTATATCGACTCCCATGATAATTTAGCATCTGCTAAAATATAGGCGTGCACCTGAATCAGTACGCGCATGTTTGCCCGCATCCAGCGTTGGGCAGGCAGATTGAGAGAGTCATGGCCAGTCAGCCGTCCCCGTTTCCAACGAAGCCCCTTTCCCCCTGCATACAGGTTTGCCGAATAGACCCTATGCTCAGGCTGTGCTTAGGCTGTGGCCGCACGATGGACGAGATCGGCCGGTGGGCCAAATTGACGGACCCGCAACGACGCAAAGTTATGGGAATTCTGCCAACGCGATTAAGGAAAATGGGCCCACAACGACGCGCGATTGGCCTAGACCCCCTACCCGACCTGGACGATACGTCGGTGGAGAAACCCTAATGCCAGTTTATGGCTGGGTCGCGTTTGCGATCCTGGGTACCGGGCTGATCATACTTCTCGTCGGCGGCGATAGCGATACCATCCTTGGCATCGCACCCGAGCAGCTCGCTTTTGTCACGGCAATGCTCGCGTTGCTGGTCTACCTAGGGAGCGGTTTGGCCGGCATGGGAGCGCGCCCATCGGGCCTCATAGGCGCGGCGCTTGTTTGGGTCTTTCTGTTGGCCGCGGTCGCAGGCGGTTACATGGCCTATCAATCCTGGGTCGGATAGGGGAGCTGGAAGCTACAACCCAGCAAGCGCCGCGATAAACCGGGCGGCGACAATCACCAGAAAGATGCCGAAGGCGATTTCAAGGGTTCTCTTGGGCAGTGCGTGCGCGATCCGCACGCCGATTGGCGCTGTAACAACCGTAAGCGGTAGCAAGAGCGCCAGGCCGATGAGCGAGATAAAGCCCAACGAAAACTGCGGAACCACGCCCATCTGCGGCCAACCGGCATAAATATAGCCGGCAGTAGCGGGGATCGAGATGAGCACGCCAACGCCCGATGACGTGGCGATGGAATTGAGGATCGGCCTGCCGTAAAGCGTCTGGATCAAGTTCGCCATGACGCCGCCGCCGATGCCCATCAGCGACGATAACAAGCCGATAACGCCGCCGATGGCGCGCAAGACGCCAACCCCCGGCAAGCCGTTACCAAGCTTCCAGCTATCACGACCGAAGAGAAGTTTGATGGCGTTGACGGTCGAAACCACAGCGAAAACGAGCATGAAAACCCACGGATCGGCGTAGCGCGCTATCACAGCGCCAAGCAGAACCCCGATCAGGATAGGCACCGCCCACACCCGTAAAAGCTTCTCATCAACGGCACCGCGCGCGCGGTGCCCGCGAAACGAGCGGATCGACGTTGGAATAATGACCGCCAGCGATGTGCCCACCGCCAGCGGCATGCGGACAGCTTCCTCAACGCCCGCAAAGCCAAAGACCTCGAACAAAACCGGCACCATCACCGCGCCGCCGCCTACCCCAAACAGGCCGGACAGAACACCGGTCACGCCGCCCGCGATAACAAGGGCTGCGGCCAGCGCGAATGCCTGCTCCATGGGTACGCCGGAGAACATCGGTTCAGACGGCTTCGGCGTAGCTGACCGAGAGCGTTCCCACGCCTTCGATCGCGCCATGCAGGCTGTCGCCAGGGGCGACCGGCCCAACCCCAGAGGGGGTGCCGGTGAGCAGCATATCGCCGGGCATCAAAGCCAACAGTTTGGACAGCGACGCGATAGTCTCCGAGACGGACCATATCATCTGCGCCAAATCCCCGGTTTGGCGCCGCTCTCCATTGACATCGAGTGTGATGGCACCCTGTTCCAGCGCGACGCCAGGCATCGGTATAAGCATGCTGCAGGGCGCTGCATGATCAAAGCTCTTGGCCATATCCCAGGGCTTGCCGCCTTTCTTCGCCGCCGCTTGCAGGTCACGCCGTGTCATGTCGAGGGCCACCGTATAGCCAGCGATAAGCCGCGCCGCATCGGCCTCAGATACGTCCCGACCACCTTCGGATAAAACAACACCGAGTTCGATTTCATGGTGCAAGTCGAGAGTTGCCGGCGGATAGGCGATACGCGCACCATCCTCAACAAGGCAGGATGGGCTTTTGTCAAAGAAGATCGGCGTCCCACGGGCCGGGTCGCCCCCCATCTCGCGGACGTGCTCAGCATAGTTCCGGCCCACGCAGAAGATACGCCCGATCCCGCAACGAACATCTTGGCCCGCAACCGGTATCGTTGCCGCTGGTGGCACCGCGAAGAGAAGAGACATGAACCAAAATCCTGGTGCATTGAAGGCTGCCCGGACAGGGCAATTTGCCCGCATGGCTTAGGCCCCTTGGTGCAGCCATGACAAGCCCAGAGGGCCGCGCGGCAGATCGCCTGAGGGCTTTCGCTTGTCGGCCGGGTTGGGGCGTGCTTTTAACCGCCGAATGAAAACAGATTTGCCCCCCACCATCAGCCTTGCCGATTATGCCCCGCCAGCGTTCCTCATCGATCATGTGGATCTGACGATCCGCCTCGATGGAAGCGAAACGTCTGCCCACGGCAGCTTTGCCGTCCGCCGTAATCCCGAAGCAACCGCCGCAAGCCTCGCGCAAAGTGGCGGTATCAACCGCATGAAGCTTGATGCGGATGGGCTGGGTCGGGTGATTGTCACGATTGATGGTCAAACGGTGGAAGCCGATGAGGGCGAAACGAGTGTATCGTTTTCCGTGCCCGACGCCGAAACGTTCAAAGTGACGGTACAAACACGGCTCAATCCTGACGCCAACAAAGCCCTCAGCGGGCTGTACCGAACCGGTGGGGTCTACTGCACGCAGTGCGAAGCGGAGGGGTTCCGGCGGATCATACCGTTCATGGATCGGCCAGACGTGTTGTCCACCTATACGGTACGCCTTGAAGCGCTTGAGCAGTCCTGCCCTGTCCTGCTGTCTAACGGCAATCCTGTGGAGCGCGCTGAATTGGGTGACGGTTGGGTTGCTCAGACCTGGCACGACCCGCACCCCAAGCCGTCCTATCTGTTTGCGGTCGTTGGTGGTCAGCTCGATCGCTTAACCGATACCTTCACCACAATGGATGACCGGCACGTCGACCTCGCGATCTATGTCGAGATGGGTAAAGGCCAGCAGGCGCGTTTCGCTATGGAGGCACTCAAACGA
The Pseudomonadota bacterium genome window above contains:
- a CDS encoding DUF1289 domain-containing protein is translated as MASQPSPFPTKPLSPCIQVCRIDPMLRLCLGCGRTMDEIGRWAKLTDPQRRKVMGILPTRLRKMGPQRRAIGLDPLPDLDDTSVEKP
- a CDS encoding adenosylcobinamide-GDP ribazoletransferase; the encoded protein is MSVMFDLWRVLRFASRLPLPELPRERSDPVVSANGFARVFGFVGAVIGCLGAGLLALFVALGTTPLVAAAICVAALVFLTGALHEDGLADYADGLGGGRTREDKLRIMRDPAVGAYGVLALVLSSGLRVFVIASLVAVDVALACALLVLTQSVSRGWSMLIAAWLPPARDDGASARLGKPNMGAACIGLAASAVVGFVAVLAAAIGAGGLLVAGCSFLAGGLAAWLIGRQANRMLGGQTGDVLGAGQQVSDLAALLAAAISTPMII
- the cobT gene encoding nicotinate-nucleotide--dimethylbenzimidazole phosphoribosyltransferase, producing MQPQTGLPFDDIRALTLRLPEPDTDARARAALRNANLLKPAGSLGRLEEIALFLAGWQGKEKPLITRPIVALFAANHGVHAQGVSRWPMQVTQTMVDTFMQGGAAINQICADSGLGLKVFDLALEHPTDDFTQGPAMDEKGCAATIAFGMEAIAGGVDLVCIGEMGIANTTSASALYAALFGGDPADWIGDGAGSDDAQRDRKVAAIKAGLALHGDGLGDPLEVLRRLGGREIAAMAGTIIACRMERVPVLVDGFVASAAAAVLHALEPRLLDHCLFAHVSAEKAHRAVLARLGQVALLDLGMRLGEGTGAALAASLIKSAAATHSGMATFADVGLPEIDALPDGAPT
- a CDS encoding fumarylacetoacetate hydrolase family protein — encoded protein: MSLLFAVPPAATIPVAGQDVRCGIGRIFCVGRNYAEHVREMGGDPARGTPIFFDKSPSCLVEDGARIAYPPATLDLHHEIELGVVLSEGGRDVSEADAARLIAGYTVALDMTRRDLQAAAKKGGKPWDMAKSFDHAAPCSMLIPMPGVALEQGAITLDVNGERRQTGDLAQMIWSVSETIASLSKLLALMPGDMLLTGTPSGVGPVAPGDSLHGAIEGVGTLSVSYAEAV
- a CDS encoding sulfite exporter TauE/SafE family protein; amino-acid sequence: MEQAFALAAALVIAGGVTGVLSGLFGVGGGAVMVPVLFEVFGFAGVEEAVRMPLAVGTSLAVIIPTSIRSFRGHRARGAVDEKLLRVWAVPILIGVLLGAVIARYADPWVFMLVFAVVSTVNAIKLLFGRDSWKLGNGLPGVGVLRAIGGVIGLLSSLMGIGGGVMANLIQTLYGRPILNSIATSSGVGVLISIPATAGYIYAGWPQMGVVPQFSLGFISLIGLALLLPLTVVTAPIGVRIAHALPKRTLEIAFGIFLVIVAARFIAALAGL